A stretch of Chanodichthys erythropterus isolate Z2021 chromosome 20, ASM2448905v1, whole genome shotgun sequence DNA encodes these proteins:
- the ptk6b gene encoding protein-tyrosine kinase 6b, which yields MGDCLRKSCPCLKTLWDKIFGPPKGDGENSVKSDSDCTGGSRYDSQPQPQPPPRPPKTVVDNGADIYTALWDFEARDGQELSFKAGDIFEIINRSGDWWSARKLDSFGRGETGFVPFNYVARAESIQSQPWFFGKMSRSEALSKLMLPGNDNGSFLVRITESDSMGFVISVRTQDKAKHFKIYQTSGQFYVDPSPTFASVLEVVEYYRTHPLSTSDKLKQPCIRNKPQVQGLSPSTDDEWELPKEEFTLGTKLGGGHFADVYSGMWRNQTKVAIKILKKTDAVVEKEFHLEVQILKRLRHRHLIALFAVCTSSIPFYIITELIEKGDLLNFLRSGQGRFLEMESLIDMAAQVADGMAYLEASHSIHRDLAARNVLVGEGYLCKIADFGLARVIKEPVYVSDDKKIPYKWTAPEAISRGHFSSKSDVWSFGILLYEIVTRGGVPYPGYQPGEVYSLVAERHYRMPSPPDCPQVIYNIMRSCWRIDPGDRPTFDALRLELDQATQYEVLGTYPVDPED from the exons ATGGGGGATTGTTTGAGGAAATCTTGCCCATGTCTTAAGACATTGTGGGACAAAATATTCGGGCCCCCAAAGGGCGATGGAGAAAACAGCGTGAAATCTGACAGTGACTGCACGGGCGGATCTCGTTACGATTCGCAGCCGCAGCCGCAGCCTCCACCTCGACCTCCGAAGACAGTAGTGGACAATGGTGCTGATATTTACACTGCTCTGTGGGACTTTGAGGCACGCGACGGACAGGAGCTGTCGTTCAAAGCTGGTGATATATTCGAGATTATCAACCGTTCCGGTGACTGGTGGAGTGCGAGGAAACTCGACTCATTCGGCCGCGGGGAAACCGGTTTTGTTCCGTTCAATTATGTGGCGCGAGCGGAATCTATACAGTCTCAACC GTGGTTTTTTGGAAAGATGAGTCGTTCTGAAGCACTGAGTAAACTCATGTTACCAGGAAATGATAATGGATCCTTCCTTGTGCGAATTACTGAGAGTGACAGCATGGGCTTCGTGATCTCAG TGAGGACACAGGACAAAGCAAAACACTTCAAGATCTACCAGACTAGTGGTCAGTTCTATGTGGATCCGTCTCCTACATTTGCCAGTGTATTAGAGGTGGTTGAATATTACCGAACTCACCCATTATCCACTTCAGACAAACTGAAGCAACCCTGTATTCGG AATAAGCCTCAGGTGCAGGGTCTGTCACCCTCCACAGACGATGAATGGGAGCTGCCTAAAGAAGAATTTACCCTTGGAACGAAGCTGGGTGGTGGCCACTTTGCTGACGTTTACAGTGGCATGTGGAGAAATCAGACTAAAGTGGCCATCAAAATCCTCAAGAAAACTG ATGCGGTGGTGGAGAAGGAATTTCATTTGGAGGTGCAGATCTTGAAGCGTCTGCGTCACAGGCACCTGATTGCACTCTTCGCCGTCTGTACTTCCTCCATCCCATTTTATATCATCACAGAACTAATAGAGAAGGGCGACTTGCTTAATTTCCTCAGAA GTGGACAGGGTAGGTTTTTGGAAATGGAGTCTCTGATTGACATGGCAGCTCAAGTAGCAGATGGGATGGCATATTTAGAGGCAAGTCACAGTATTCATCGAGACCTTGCTGCAAGAAATGTTCTAGTCGGAGAGGGCTATCTCTGCAAAATTGCTGATTTTGGCCTAGCTCGAGTCATTAAG GAGCCTGTTTATGTATCTGATGACAAGAAAATACCATATAAATGGACCGCACCTGAGGCTATCAGTCGTGGCCATTTCTCAAGTAAATCTGATGTCTGGTCATTTGGGATTCTCCTttatgagattgtcacgcgtgGAGGCGTGCCTTACCCAG GTTATCAGCCTGGTGAGGTGTATAGTCTCGTCGCAGAAAGACACTATAGAATGCCTTCACCACCCGATTGTCCACAGGTCATTTACAACATCATGAGATCTTGCTGGAGAATAGATCCAGGGGACCGTCCCACTTTTGATGCTCTGAGGCTTGAACTAGATCAAGCGACTCAATATGAAGTTTTGGGCACATATCCCGTGGATCCTGAAGACTGA